The Malus sylvestris chromosome 3, drMalSylv7.2, whole genome shotgun sequence genomic sequence CtccctcctccttcctcctcctccactcCACCCTCATTGAATCTCTCTTCCTTGAACTCAATCCCTTCAAACAACTGCCTCCGCTGGCTACGGCCGCCGCTACTATCGCTATCCTTCTCCGTCCTCTCCTGATCTTCCTCCACCACCAGCTCAATCTCCCTCCCTTTCCCGTCCCCGTCTTGCAACGCCACAAACCACCGCGCAAAAACCGCACCGCAAGAAGACGAGCCTCCACCCTCTGACCTCACCTCCTTACTACTACTactctcttccttctccttgtcaTTCGCCAAACACGAAGACCGGTTCGGAAACAGGCAGTTAAACTCCGACCCAAAAGCCCTCAGGGCCTCGCAAATCGTCAGGGGAAGATGAACCCACCTCTGGTTCCTCTGCCTCAAGCATTCCTGCTGATTTTTACTATGACTACTACTTATCTGGTGATTCGGAAAGTGCAAACCTTGGAAGTTGTTGTTGTAAAGATCTTGACTTTGAGTAGCTGAGTTGTTGTTGGAGCTCTCTGTTCTTCTGAAACTCGCCTCGCTTCCCCTGCGTCTGGATCTGGTAATTATCCTCATTTTCTTGCCCTGTTTCTTGGTCTTCACCCTCACCTGTCCAATACACGTGACTTTAGGGGAGGAGGGTTCTGGGTTTTCGATACCACACCCGCGTTTTTTGTTTGTACCGCCATTCGGGAACATCGGAGAGGCTTGGCCACCCTTGATGCTACCGCTGGTTTTGAGGCGGCGGCTGAGGGAAGAGGAGAGGGAGATTTGGGAGTTAGGGTCTCCGCCTCTGGCGTGGCAGGGGCTGAGGAGGGACTTGGAGGAGAGCTTCAtggatgaggaggaggaagagaggcGGGATGTGGTGAAGCAGATGAAGAGCTCGCTGGTGGATGTACTAGCTGTGCTGCTGCTGCTTTTGGTGCGATGGGGTCTCTGATCTGACTCCATTGTTTCTACTCATTCTAACTTTTTACTGAGCTGTGGATGTGGCATTAGCATAAACAGAGGACGATTGGCTGTGAGGTGAGGTGAGGTGAGGTTATGATTGATGAAGATTTGTTTGGTTTGTATGGTGGGTTATGCTGCTGcagagaatagagagagagagagagagagagagagagagagagagagagagagagttattgGTAATGGAAGGGTGACAGAATGGAGTTTGTCTTTATCATAATGTAACCGAGTAATGTAAGGATCTGGTTACGTTGGGCCTCTCCTTGCCGTGCATGCGTTATAATTACATCATAATAATACCCTTGGTGTTGTTTACACCATATAAAGGGTAGTGCTACTcatatttttacttcttacacattcttataaatttttaatcattagattaaattaattgaagaaaatcaatatcCAAAATTAATAAGAATGGGAGGTAAAATGAGTGTGTGAATAAGGGTGAGGAGGTaaaatgtggtacaaatgtcatttagttattttttattCACTTATAAGTTAAAGGTTTGAATTTGAATCTTATAGACGATAGTTTGATAATACATTCTCTCTGTAGTGTAAATAAATTATTCATAAAAATTGCGAAGCAAATATGTTATAAGTGTAATATTGCTTTCATAGAATATCACTTTAGATGTTACGATGTATTGTGTAGTGTGTAGGTAGATGGATAGTTGGAGTACTTCATAGGTTGGGGTGTTTTAACACTTGGGTTACTTCAACTCTGAGGTACTTAAACTCTCATAGAATATCAATCCAAGTGTTATGATGTGTTGTGTGTCGGTAAATGAATAGTAGGAGTATGTAGTATTTTTGATGTTTTAAtcgttaaatttttatttaaaagtacaaaaattaaaacctaaccattaagaaacccaaaaaaaattggaGTCAGCATGCACGGGGTTTTAGCTTTTTAGATTTCGCCTTTAGGTGGAGAATCTTGGTATGCAAATGTGAAAGTcgaggaaaagaaaagagagtccACCAAAGATAGGCGAAAGAACGAGTAAGTTTCTATCCCTTCCTATTCTTATtccttttctcttctctttttacattttatttgttgtcttattttttctataaaaattaaaaaaaaattaatataagatggtAACGTGACTTAATCATAACCATTCAAGTAGAAAGAGATAGAATGGAAGAAAGATTAGAAGGAAAAAGAATCATCCTCCGCCAAACAAATcaaaaaggggggggggaatGAAAAGTACGTACCTCATAGTTCATGTTGATTAATGGTATTACCACTTTACTCTAATAAAGTAACATAATAAGCATCTTTTATAAAAAGCCACATTACTCATTTACTATAATCTCAATAATAATTCCACAAAGCATTTCGACAACTATTTGTCATGAAGTTATTAGAAAGTGGTGAGATTTGTTGGTTGGACGTGGTCCTGTGGATAGCTTATATTGTCTAAATATGTTAGTGGATTGTGCTTGTCGTTACAACTTTTTCAACTCAATGGATTCTTGGTTTATacctttttattgaatttatatCTGAATTCTTTTTATCGAATCCATATTGTAGATATAGAGTTTGGTACTCATTTAGAATTTGAGCATTCAAGTTAAAATcgatttggagagagagagtgctgAAAATAATTTCTTAAACTATTAGAAGGTGATCACTCAACCGATTATCGAGTGGCAATGGATAGAGAAACACAAGACCAAGACTATAATTCTTCAACATGAGATTGACATTCTCAACATAAATACAAAGGAATAATAAACCCCTAAAAGAGAAATTTCTCACCCCTAATTATCTACAACATAATATCAACTTCCGACTCGATAAACATAATAAACTTAAAATACCGTTCCAATAACATACCCATAGCAGAAAATCTCTTCACCACTCTTCCACCTCCATGGAGGGACATTTTTTTTTACGGAGAAAGAGTGTGAAAAGGATCCTCTCATGATCCTCTTTGTGAAAATTCAGAGAATCAATCAATTATGTCCGTTCATAGTACATCGTGCGGTCTGTTTTCGTTATGTACTAtttatgttcaattttaaattttaaatgatttctgaccgcatgatatacgataaacgaataTAATTGATTAATCTTCCGAATCCCACAAATAGGATCTTTTTCCTGAAAAAGGGATCCTCAAGCAACGTGGACAGATGATAGTAAAAGtggaaaaggatcctcttcggatcccttTCCACCTAAGCCTCATGACCTACAAAACCGgacccttaaaatttgatctaacaatTACAAATAGAAAGCTCTATTAAAAGTTATAAGGATTAGATGGATCAAAATTCAAAGACCTAGATTTATGGGTCATGAGGATTAGATGGAAAGTATCCGAAAAtgatggacaaggattgtctgtccTCCACTTCCGGTACCCTCCTCGTGCCCTCTGTTTATGTGGCCACAGTttagtcacgtcaacattttatattactatttatttttgtcttattatatttataaaaaaaataatataaaatgttgacgtgatttaaccgtgactaaacaaaacagaagggcacgaAAAAAGCACAGGAAGTGAAAGgcaaacaatccttgtccgaAAATGATCCCTTTCCGGTAAAagtaaagtaaaaataaaaagaagggagggagagagagagagagacaggtgGGTCTTGGAAATATCAAATCACCAATTTCACTCCATTTTTTTCTCACTACTTCAGGCCGTTTTTCTTGCCTTCCCTCAGCAGCTAGATGACAAGGACGCAGGGGCAATCTTGATATTAGATGCCAAAAAGGTGGGCCTTTTCTGAAATCGAGATCACATGGCGGGTCGTGAAAAACAGATAAGAATCCAAAGGCAGCGCACGTGACCGAAACGATTACTGTCATCATCATAATCATCACCATTATCAAGCTTAATTTAATATAGAAgtattattggcacttcaaaattttcattttacattcctcataagtgtatttttttttccaaatatataaaatttagaatacaaaatgagatttttgaaatgcCAATATCGATTATCATTTACCATAGTGGAAAATCCGTTGACCCACGCACGATGGTAGAGCGTGGTCAACAATATGTCGTCAAATGTAATATAGTCTCACGCTTCGCATAGAGAAGCGCATAGAAGCAACCCGTGCCCATCGTGCAATTGAAGCTaagtcatctccaaccgaagggtccagagggccagagggtcgaaaatagccctaaaaccgtcttcaaccgagggctaggccagagggctcgagAATCTGGGAGGACCCCACGGAATTttaaagggccaaagggctggctattttttttttttaggccatctctaaccgagggctggccagagggctcgttttagccttctggccctccaagattccccaagatattaatattttaatgaacagtatagGGCCATATTtgtctccgtctccaaccgagggccagagggccagagggctcgttttagccctgtcacaaaaaatcgtctccaaccgagggctaaagggccatagggccaaacataatttattatttaaaagctacaacttaattttatttaaaaatcatgttggttagtgttgtataatttttatgttgattaatgttatttaatgttgtttcatattgtttaatgttgtttcatgttacttaatttaatttaatgttgtataatggcttaggaagttataggaaaaaaatagaatttaaaaaaaatatgaaacaaattttgtgaaatagaagttataggaaaaaaatggaattaaaaaaaaatatgaaacaaattttgtaaaatagaagttatatgaaaaaaaatatgaaccaaattttgtaaaatataagttataggaaaaaaatagaattaaaaaaaaattgaaacaaattttgtaaaatagtagttataggaagttatagaaaaaaataagaaaaaaaaaaggtttaaattcataaaaaaaaaaaaaaaagggtttacaACGGCTAGTGGCGCTAGCCATTGgaagtttaaattcaaattgttatttctgtcggttataaccgacagaaataatgtatattatattatttctgtcggttataaccgacagaaatgagaaacattaaaaaaaaatagccagctcggggctggctggctggccgaaagcagccagccctctccgatcccgtggggccctcccagattcccgagccctctggcctagccctcggttggagatggttttagggctattttcggccatctggccctctggacccttcggttggagatggccttatagttttgttattcctatcggttataaccgacaggaatacatgttattatttaatatactaaataattgtgtattcctgtcggttataaccgacaggattttttaaaaaaaaattcaaatgaaacggctactagccgttgcattttatttgattttttttttttacattattattttttttttatttacaaaatttttcatataacttctattttttcctataacttctatttcacaaaatttggttcattttttttttgaattccatttttttcctataacttctatttcacaaaatttgtttcatattttttttccctataacttctatttcacaaaatttatttcatattgttttttaaattccatttttttcctataacttctatttcacaaaatttatttcatattgtttttttaaattccattttttttttcacaaaatttatttcatattgttttttaaattccattttttttcctataacttctatttcacaaaatttatttcatattgtttttttaaattccatttttttttcacaaaatttatttcatattgttttttaaattccgtttttttttcctataacttctatttcacaaaatttatttcatattgtttttttaaattccatttttttcctataacttctatttcacaaaatttgtttcatattttttttaaattccattttttttcctataacttcttgtgaacacggaaaatttctgaaacgaaagagacaagaacaacgtgcataaaataatatttgtgtttgatgattttgggttacactctctctcaaatttgatcatctgatttgatctccgtaaggtattgatttgtggatgtttcgttgatccaagggccgtcgaggcttgatcttggatgaattgttggaagtttcttcaaggggccgtgggcttgatctttgaaggtggatttgagcggatcttcaaggagccgttggggcttgatcttgaggatgagtgtttcttcaagggccgttgaggcttgatcttgaataatggtgatgaacggatcttcaagggcttttgggcttgatcttgaagaatgattgtgcggatttgttgatgttgttgatccaaagggccattgaggcttgatcttaggatgaacgatgagcactttcttcaagggtcgtcgaggcttgatcttgaattggtggaagttcttcaatgGCCTTtgtggcttgatcttgaaggaggaagttcttcaagggccgttggggctttgatcttgaaggaggatttgacgaagaacgaagagggttttcttgatccttcgggattttcttgagagctttagagtttcaaagcttcaaggattttggatgtgtggggagtattctcttccattttgggagtagagaaatgtatttgtgaattggttCATGATACCTTGATgtagaagcctatttataggctttgagaatgaatcaccaccacaaaatatttttttcttttccaagcaccattgcctaatttcccacttaatacaattttaaacttgaagtggtaattttatggcctaattttccacttaatatcattttaaacttgatatgcgcatgctttgtcattgcccaaaatgagaagaaaaccttgttttgatcttcaatggattgaaatgtgcttgccttgtcattgcccaaaatgagaagaaaaacttgtgtaatcctccaagggtatttctttttattttgttgagtcacacaccatgtgtacaatttgtatgacacgtggcatatgccatgtatgccttgacacgtcaaaattttaatgcgttggtgaacatttatttcattgcaatttcgatgtctacacttctgtttgacaaaatttgtttcatattttttttaaattctatttttttcctataacttcttaagccattatacaacattaaattaaattaagtaatatgaaacaacattaaataacattaaccaacataaaaattatacaacatgaaacttaaacaacattttagttgtagtttttaaataataaattatgtttggccctatggccctttggctctcggttggagaaggttttttgtgacagggctaaaacgagccctttggccctttggccttcggttggagacggaggcaaatatggtcatgtactgttcattaaaatattaaaatatggcCTAACATATCTTTTCGAAAGCCCAACATCAAGAAGCATGCTCGAGCTTAATAACTCGGGTTCATGACGTATTGAAAGAATTATATACTCTGATATCATGATACATTTTATATGTCTATGCAGAGTCACGACCAACATTACCAATATTGTTATTAACCACTTATTATTAGATGTTGGATCTTATTACAAAAGAGCTCGGTGACACCAGGAAATGCATGGAACAAGTTGGATTTTATTCTAAGTATTAAGTCGTTAGGAGATGCATTCTAATCACAATCAAGGATCTAACACAACATTCTCAAACATTTACATATTGGGAACCGGGTAAAAAAAATCTTTCCAACTCAAACTTGCAACTCCTGCACAAGTTAACTTCCAGTTTTTATTGCATTGAGAAGGCCTAAGATGCTCCAAACAAATGGTAAAAGTATAACCGAGGAAGATGCTAAAGCCAAATAGAGCGGTAAATGGTCGAAGTGTACCGGCAAAACCAGTACAGGCTAGGTAATTTTCTTCAGTCGAGTTCGAGCACTATTTTCCCATGGATCTGCTTCTTCTCCTTTGCCTCGTGCGCCTCTATTACTTGAGTGATGGGAAATGTTTTCTCCACTGGTATATTCAACTTTCCGGCCTCGGACAGCCTCCGAATCTCATCCAACCCTTCTGAGTCGGCTCTCATATAAGTCCACCAGTACTCTGCACCATCAATAGAAAAAAATACAACCTGTGTAAATAACAACCTAAAGATGCCTTCGACACTTTCCATACGCTTCCATGGGAACCTTTTGCAAACATTAATGAATAAACACCTATTGTCCAAATGCAAGAAGTTTTTACCGAATGTAGAACCTAATATTGCTATACAAACCGATTGCAAACATATATTTAGGCATGATAAGGGTAATATCAGAACATGCGTTTAGGACATCAGATGTCACTATACAAACAATGAGCTTAAAGTATGGAGCATGATGAAACATGTACCGAAAAGAAATGTAGGATTTACCTATTCCGTGAGAATACCGGTACTGAATCTGTTTCTTCAGTAAAACAGCTGTAGCAACAGGAAGCCCAATAGCTATCCCATAACTATCAGCCAAAGATGCGGCGTCGCCCTACAAGAAAACGAGGATAAAAAGCCTTATGAGCATTTGTGGAAATACTCTGAAAGGAAACATCAAACGTCCCTTTGAGAGAAGTACTGCTAACAGTTCCCATCTCCTACCTGAAGTGTCATGTAGTGCCCACCTCTCTTTAAAAGGTTTATGCATATTCTTTCGGTCTCTGGACCACCAATGGTATCCAATACAGCATCAAACTTCCCCTTTATTGTGAATTCGATGCTCTGTAAATTAAACACGTTAACTAAAGGAAGAAATCAATCTTGATTTTAATACCCATATGATTTCTAAATGAGTTTCACTCAGCTCATgagatgaaataaaaaaaagctaGGTAATAGTTGATTACATCATCACCTCAGCAGTATAGTCAACAGCCTGCTCAGCACCGGCTGCCAATACTCGATCTATACTTTGCTTTCCGCATGTAGTTGTAACATGGCAGCCTCTGGCTACTGAAATCTGAATTGCGGCCAAACCTACAGCTCCTCCACCACCCACAACTAACAGCCGTTGGCTGTAGAGATAAGATGCAATAACCAAAGGATGCAAAATTGTTAATAACAGCTTCCACCAAGATAAGATACAATAATCAAATCTCTACAAGCTTTGGCCATGGCAACTATCAACAGTACAACTATCCAGCTGAAACCTTATAAAGCTTAAGCTGCCTCTCAATCTGTGTTTCGCAAAGACATAGCATCAAAAATAAATTTCGTACTTTCTTTTATAGCGTTTACCTAAAAAATGCTGGGAAGATGGAAAAATTTT encodes the following:
- the LOC126614292 gene encoding uncharacterized protein LOC126614292: MRILRPRSFRASVSDSNHHLKVRFRRFVTSCRAVVLPRFGGPEVLELRPVVQVPDLKPHEVLVRARAVSINPLDTRMRSGYGRSIFGPHLPLILGRDISGDVAAVGDSVRGLSVGQEVFGALHPTAVRGTYADYAILSEEELAPKPTSVTHVEASAIPFASLTAWRALISTARIAEGQRLLVVGGGGAVGLAAIQISVARGCHVTTTCGKQSIDRVLAAGAEQAVDYTAESIEFTIKGKFDAVLDTIGGPETERICINLLKRGGHYMTLQGDAASLADSYGIAIGLPVATAVLLKKQIQYRYSHGIEYWWTYMRADSEGLDEIRRLSEAGKLNIPVEKTFPITQVIEAHEAKEKKQIHGKIVLELD